The Loxodonta africana isolate mLoxAfr1 chromosome 18, mLoxAfr1.hap2, whole genome shotgun sequence genome includes the window cagttagtagccaagtgccaaATGTCTGTGTCACCCAGGGATCTGTCCATATTAACATTGTTGTTCTtctgtgtcatcaagttgatttccactctGAGCGACCATATAGGCCTGAGTAGAACCCCACCATAGAGTCTCCCAGGCTGTAACCTAtacaggaacagatctccaggtctttctcccccagagtggctggtgaatttgaattgcacacctttcagttagcagctgagcatttaaccactgcatcacacaGTACCAGGCAATTCCCTTCACCCCAaaccaaattaaaaccacaaaggaactgtctacattttttaaaaagttttattatGAAAACACATGGAATCAAACTATATCACCTATGTATTCTCTACAATAGCAGAGAAACAGTAGTGGTGGACCATCCCCATGGGGGACCTGTGTCCCTAAGCAAAACAAACATAAATAATAACAACATCACATAATACAGTAACATGGCACATAGTAAAGATTAAACTAAGAGAAGGAAGAGGGAATGCTGAGAGGAGCCTTGAGCATGGAGAGGATGTGTCTCACTGAGGAGTGCCGGGGCTCAGGTGCCCCTCTCTGGAGACTTGCTGCTCTCGGGCCAGGAGTGGCTCAGTTCAGCTCCAGGTCATCCATGTACTCCTGCACCCAGGGCTCACTGGGGTTGGCACAGACTTCCCTGCCCCTTTTGGTCTGGAATCTGAGGGTGAGGAATGGACAGATTAGACTCCCATGGAATCTTTGAGGACATCTGGTACTATTATTTGCTTATAGCAGGCATCTCTCTCTACTTCAGCACAACTGCTCGTGTTTCACATTGAGCAGCTCCAGTGATGGAGCTCCTGGTGTGGCACTGGAATAAGATTCCCTGTAACTTTCACCCTTGGGACTTCATTGTGGCTCAGAGGTTACCCAGATGAGGAATCAGTGAGTCTTGCAATTAATGTGGATACATCTCCCCATTCCCTGCtgcccctaacaacaacttttCTACATGTTTTCTAGTATGATTTAGGAAATCAGTTCACTTCTTATTTCACTTTTTGTTTTGACTTTCCCTGGTTTCCTAACCTCTGCCTAACTTCCTTGCAGGAACCCCCCTCCTCTCCCTTGGCTCTACCCAGCTCCTACAGGACtcaataagcaacctcatgacCTGTTCCCTCACTGCTCCCTGGACACCAGGGCTTTCAGCTCTGAGATTTGCTTCCCTGGTGCTtggtcccccacccccacaccagaTAGGCCCCCTTTTCACTGTACTACCCTCGCCCTTGCCTCCCAGAGGAGCCTAGGGGTTGATACTCACACCACAGCTGGCTTGGCACAGAGGCTGCTGGTCTCATAGTAATCAATCACAAAGTTGCGAGGAAGTTTCCTTAGGGCGTAGGAGAAGCAGCAGGCAGTAGGGGGATCTGAGCCCACTAAAAGTAAAGGATGAAGTGAGATCAAAGCTCTACATGAGAGTTGCTCATTTATAGCATTCCTGTGGAGCTACCAGAACCACAAATATGGTCCCTCACATAAAATTCCACTCACCCTGAGTGGAAGTCATATTTTGAATAGAGGATCCTCAgagaagatcatggaagaattcTAAAAGATTGGAGCTGGATCGAGTCTCAGAGCTAATGGCCAACTCCCTTCATTTTATAGGTGtgaaaaccaaggcacagagaaggaCAGGGACTTGCTTCAACACCTAGTGAGAAGCAGAGACAATTCTTCAGCCTGACTTCTACCCCATCCTTTTTTCTGTATTGGTTCCtatttgtttcttaaaaaaacaaaaaacaggaactTGAATATTGTTGAATGTCTACTAGAATCCACATTTAACAGCAGACTATTTGGAATCTTCTAGGTCCCACTGTTGGACCAGCCCCAACTAGAGAAGTGGACTCTGCATACACACTGACTCTAGAAATAGCAGCTGAAAAGGTGGACTTACTTGGTGCTGAGAGGGCCGGAGAACAGAAGGCAGCCACAAGCACAAGGAGAGAGAGGATGGCCATGCAGTGCTTCATGGTCTTAGCTGAAGAGAGACTTTCCAGAAGCTGAGACTGCAGAGCTCAGAAGCTTCAGAATTCAGACTATGTTCTGTGATGATACTGAGTTGGGAACCCCTCTTTATAGGGACTTTGGGGCCTTGGACAAAGGTGGGGGCACAGGTCGGCAAGTGGAATTTCCAGGGTAGAGATGATGTCATGGTGTGGATCAGGGAACTAAAGCTAGCTGAGAGTGAAGAGCTTCTAACAGCTTCTCTTCCCCAGTGCGATGTCATCACAGAGGAAAGAGGAGGGAAGTGGAGGGGAAAAAAGTGGGCTGCACCCCAGACGGAAGTGGTACACCAAAGGCAGTGACCGAGACTGGGGAGAGAATTGCAAACCCCAGAGGAAGGATGAAATGTTCACACCTTCTAGAAGGGCCTTGTAGACAGCAGTTGTGAAGCCACACAATGAGTTTAATTGTTGGCTTTTGTTTCCTAGCCTCTCGTTGATCTGTCTTTGGTTCATAGAGTTAAAATGTTTTGTTCATGAAACAATTTTTTCTTCACACCATTGAAATCATAAACCGAGAATACAAGGGACCTGTGTCCATAGGATTAACCAAATCAATTGCCTCCAAGATTGAGGCCATTTCTAAGTAACAGTCAACAGAGAACCATAACACATGCCTCTTGAATACACAACCAAAAAAGTGCTcaccttctctagagaaccttcTCTGACCTTCTTCCAACAGAATTATGTATCCTCTATGCTCCTACAGCCCTGGAGCTACTTCCCTCATATCACCTATCACATATATATCTTTTTATTTGATTGTCTTCCCCACTGGATAGTGAGTTTTTTCATGCAAAAACTGTATTATGCTTATCACTATATAgacagtaggtgttcaataaatgcttgtttaaTGAAAGTCCAAAGGGAGTATGTGTAATGCGGATTAGGATATGTACCCCATTTAGTCAAATGAAGGAAGAATGAGCTGAGTATTCTGACACTCTATCCAAAATGTCTTTCCACCAGCCCAGAGCCAATGGTAATTTCTCTCctcctccagccctcagcccacacCTCAGTGGTTTTATGACAAGAGATACTATTCTAAGACTCAACTCTTTCCAGCTCAGGGTGAAGAGGTGACAGCAAGAGTCAGCCATGGTTCCTGGGACTCCATCTGCATTCTGGGGGCCACCCTTTCACTACCAAGTGGGAAGAGCGCTTCACTTTGCCTCATTCCTGTACTGCAGAGTTTTCTCATTCCCACACTTTTGACTAGCACTGTGCTCATACCTCTATTCTGGGCACTTTCACACCAGTTTTGTCATTTTTTCCTCCCAGTCTCTCTAGGCTGCAGGCAGGACCAACAGTCACAGCAGTAAAACAGCCTTGCAGTGCAGAGCTTCTGCTACTTTTTGTTTCCCCTAGCACAGCCATGTCCATGGTTTTATCTGATCCCAATCCATTTTGCCATTGTACAGATTAGGAAAGCAAAACCTAGAAAGATTAAAagacttgaccaaggtcacacaggatgTATGTCAAGACTCAATGTCTTCTCCCTCATCCTTTTTCCTGGTCCAGAGAGGACTGGACTCACTCCACAGGTGTGACCCTCTGAGATGGCACATGGAGGGAATCTCTGAAGATACCAGGCTCTCTGGAGAGATTGCTAAACTGATCAGGAGTAGAAAACAGAGGTAGTCAATCTGGACATCCTGACCTCTCTCATAAGGACTTGGGCTTAGATTCATGACTGTCAAGAGAGTATTTTTTGTTGGGTTCAGGAGCACTAGCCTCTAGGAGGTGGAATTCTCAGAACTCAAGAATTCTTTTGGAGCAAATGTTGAGACTGAAATCCAAGATGAGCTGGAACACATGGTCATTTTGCCAAGATAATAAACCAAGAAGAGGCAAATTCTATGGTTTTGCCAATACGGTAGCCAAATCACTTGGAGAAATGGGAGGAGAAATTGGGTCATGGACTGAAGAAACAAATATACAATTATCCAAAGCTCAGTGTTCAGGATGGAGTCCACAGGGCAGCTCATCTGTGGCCACAACACTCCACCTTCTGCCAGCCATTTCCACTCTTCTTAAGGTGGAAATGGGTCTTTCCCACAGTCTGCTCCCGGGCTATCAGGGGTGGAGGGCagtgattttgttgtttttaggttctGTCGAGCCAGAGTCAATGaatgaaagtcaaagactacagccttcagtatggattaccttaTGTACAAAGGAACCAAatagtgcccagtcctgcgtcatcctcacaattgttgttatgcttgagtccactgttgcagccattgtgtcaatccatctcaatgagggtcttcctctttttcactgaccctctactttaccaagcatgatgtccttctcaagggacctatttctcctgataacatgtccaaagtatgtgagatatagtctcgccatccttgcttctaaggagtattctgactgtaattcttccaagacagatttgtatattcttttggcagtccatggtatattcaatcttcttcatcaatgccataattcaaagctgtcaattcttcttcaaaccCATTAAAAATGTGGccgctgagtagattctgactcataatgaccctgtaggacagagtagaactgcccatagagtttccaagtagtgcctggtggatttgaactgccgacatttggaGCAAATGCTGAGACTGAATCAgtcagtagcacttaaccactatgccacaagggtttccactgcaattcttcttcagtcttccttattcattatcaggcatttggcatgcatatgagatgattgaaaacactatggcttgggtcaggcgcaccttagtcttcaaggggatatctttgctttttaagacttgtaagaggtcttttgcatcagatttgcccaatgcaatgtatcctttgatttcttgactgctgcttccatgggtgttgattgtggatccaggtaaaatgaaatccttgacaacttcaatcttttctccatttatgaagtTACTGCTTATTGgacaagttgtgaggatttttattttctttatgttgaggtgtaatccatactgaaggctgtagtctttgatcttcaacagtaagtggttcaagtcctcttcactttcagtaagaaatgtgtcatctgcataatgcaggtaattaatgagtcttcctccaatcctgataccccgttcttcttcatacagcccagcttcttggattatttgctcagcatacagattgaataagtgacTTTAGAGAGTGCTAAATTCCTGAAACAAGGGTAGGACCTCAAAATATTTGGTGACCTCAAGAAAAATTCCAGTATTCCTTATGAAGCTTCTTAAAAGGATCTTTTGGATATAGAATAGAGTCAGTGTCTGAATAGATGTGGTAGATTTGGCTGTGGGGAGTCAAGCATGAGTCCCAGGTTTCTGGTGTGGAAACTTGGTAGGAAGGGATGCCTTTTACTGAACAGACAATACAGAATGAGGGGTGATTGTGGAGGAAAGGGGCTGACCCAATACCgagatacacacacaaaaatggcAAAAACTCAAGATAGGTACATGAGCCTGGCTGCAGAAAGAAGGGGCTGCGTCAACAAGACACTGTCTCTCCAGGGCACTCTAGGATGCTGGAAAGGTAACCCCAGGGTGTTGTCTCCACCTCCATGAAAGGTGGGGCCAAACCTGGTACAGCCTAACTATGCAGACCACACCTGAATAAAAGACGCCAAGGCTAGGCCAAACAAGGAAATCATCAATAGAtccttccatggagccactgctaCCAAAAGAGAAGAGCTAAGATGGACAACAGAGGAGGTGGAGCTGAAGGGCCAGAAACTGGAAGGAAAACAATCCAGGAGGGTTAGGGCATGAGAAGGAGGGTGCGCAATGAGGAGGCCAGCACAGTACAAGGCAGTGATGGTGGAGCCAGAATTCCCTGGACCAAAGGCCAGGATACTGCTGGGCTAAGGTGGGGCTTCAAAGAGAGGCTGGAATGAACCAGAAAGCTAGGACACAAGTCAGAGCTCCTCTGTGATAAAGGGTCTACACTGTTGCCTGATGGCTACTTTCTGTTACCACCATCTAAGGTGTCTTGGATGGTTCCCGAAAGATCAAGACCTTGATACCTTGGCTTTTGGTCCTTTTCTTCCCATTTGTATTCCAATCCCATAGTAGGACTTTGGTCATAACACATACCGTTATGCTGATGATGTTCATTGACCCCATCCGACTCATGAAAGTTTtaaaccaggagaggaagcagtTCCTGAGATAGACACAGGGTGGGATTACAATACAGATGTGGGATCAGAAAAAGCCAAACATCTAGTTACTTGTGTATTAGAGGGGATTCAAAAGTGCATCACTAAGCCTATTAGCTACGACAAAGTCAGAGAAATCACTCAAGAGTTACAAGAGAATCCAGGTGTATTCCTCACCAAGCTTACCAAGTCTTTTAGGAAACATACCAATATTGACCCCGAAAGTAGGGAAGAGAGAGCCTTAATGGCCATGCAtttcatctcccagtctgcatcaGAGATAAGACGGAAGttacaaaaactggaaacagacCCCCAAACCTCACTCTCCCAACTGGTGGAGGAGGCTTTTAAACTATTCAGTAATAGGGACGTGGCTGCCGAGGAGAAAGTGAAGAAGGAATccgaagaaaaatgaacagaaaagCCCGTTTGTTGGCAGTTGCTCTCTAAGGCCACCCACCTCGAGGCAACCCCAGAGGACCCTGAAAGCCTGGATTTGGGCCAGTCCAGCAGCCAGTGAGTAGACCCTGACCAGTGAGGGTATTGTCGAAAGTGAGGTCATTGGAAGGCAGAGTTCCTGAGCACCCTCAGCAGGACACCCGGTTGACCCCCCTCGAAGGTCTGGACTGACAACCTCCGTTCAGAGAATGATGACATTCTCAGAAGAAGGTCTTGAAGAGGCCGAACACTGATGGGGCCTCGGAGCTCACCTACCTCCCAGCTGTACCATCAATATCTCCATGGGAGAGCCCAGGGTTACACTTGTTGTGGAAGGTAGGGAGACTGAATTTGTTTTGGACAGGGGAGCCACCTTCTCTACTTTGAATTACCGGATAGCCCCTCTTTCTGGGTGGGGCTGTGTAATTACTGGCCTAGACAGGAAGCCCAGAATTAGGAAATTCACTTGTCCCCTCTTGTGTCTGATAGGACCATACTCCCTAACACACTCTTTCCTCTATGTCCCAGAATGCCCAGTCGCTTTGTTGGGACGGGATCTAATGAGTAACCTTGGGGCAAAAATACATTTAGAGACGGATTTAATAGGTGTCAAAAATGAAAACCTAGAGTTACTTATGTTATTAACTAATGCCCCCCAACCTAGAGACTGGATACCACCAGACATTCTAAGTCACGTGACCCCAACAGTATGGGATACGACCACATCAGGGAAGGCAAAAGCTACAGAACTCATTAAACTAAAACCAGGAGTACCTTACCCCTGGAGGAAACAATACCCACTGAAGCCCGAAGATAAGTTGGCACCAAACATTTGTTAGAACATTACCTATTGCATGGGTTAATTAGACCTTGTCAGTCACCCTGTAATATTCCAATATTCCCCGTAAAGAAACCGGATGGCACCTATAGATTTGTATAAGACTTCAGGGCTGTTAATGAAGCAGTAGTTCCCATACAACCCATGGTCCCCAATCCCTATACCCTACTAACACAAGTCCCAGAAGATACCCAATATTTTACTGTCTTAGATCTGGAGGATGCCTTCTTTTGCATACCTTTACATCCTAAATGCCAATTTCTCTTCGCCTTTGAACGGAGGGACCCAGAAGAACAAGAAAATACACAATATTCTTGGACCCGGTTACCTTAGGGTTTCTGAGATTCACTCCATTTGTTTGGAAATGCCTTGGCAAAAGAATTAAGAGAAATATCTTTGCCAAAAAGCACATTATTACAGTATGTTGATGATTTATTATTGGCCAGCAGGACCAAAGAGGCCTCAGATACAAATGCCATCCTTTTATTAAATTTCTTGGGAAAGAGGGGATATCGAGTATCCCCAAAAAAGGCACAAATCTCCCAAACTCAGGTGCATTATCCTGGATTTATCCTGAAGCTTGGAAAGCAAATACTGGCCCCTGACAGGAAC containing:
- the LOC100673788 gene encoding C-C motif chemokine 4-like, which codes for MKHCMAILSLLVLVAAFCSPALSAPMGSDPPTACCFSYALRKLPRNFVIDYYETSSLCAKPAVVFQTKRGREVCANPSEPWVQEYMDDLELN